The following are from one region of the Strix uralensis isolate ZFMK-TIS-50842 chromosome 4, bStrUra1, whole genome shotgun sequence genome:
- the LBX2 gene encoding transcription factor LBX2 has product MTSAREAAGSPPLLPAGGGGRRSALDQLPPPANSNKPLTPFGIEDILGRPRGGSPPGPGPAAPPARLPEKAAGPRGGGCAPSSPLCALEELASKTFQGLELGVLQAAEGRDPPGPLGPRPPCKKRRKSRTAFSARQLQELERRFLRQRYLSPVDRDQLAAALALSTAQVITWFQNRRAKLKRDLEELRADVASLQALPPAALRQLAALPDPPRPPAPGPAPPPAEPEEEEIDVGD; this is encoded by the exons ATGACCTCGGCGCGGGAGGCGGCCGGTTcccccccgctgctccccgcgggcggcggcggccggcggagCGCCCTGGACCAGCTCCCGCCGCCCGCCAACTCCAACAAACCGCTGACCCCCTTCGGCATCGAGGACATCCTGGGGCGGCCCCGCGGAGggagcccccccgggcccggccccgccgcgccccccgcccggctcccCGAGAaagcggcggggccccgcggcggcggctgcgcccCGTCCTCGCCGCTCTGCGCGCTGGAGGAACTCGCCAGCAAAACCTTCCAAGGGCTGGAGCTGGGCGTGCTGCAGGCGGCAGAAg GTCGGGACCCGCCGGGGCCGCTGGGGCCGCGCCCGCCCTGCAAGAAGCGGCGCAAGTCGCGGACGGCGTTCAGCGCGcggcagctgcaggagctggagcggCGGTTCCTGCGGCAGCGGTACCTGTCCCCGGTGGACCGGGACCAgctggcggcggcgctggcgcTCAGCACGGCGCAGGTCATCACCTGGTTCCAGAACCGCCGCGCCAAGCTCAAGCGGGACCTGGAGGAGCTCCGCGCCGACGTGGCCTCGCTGcaggcgctgccccccgccgccctgcGGCAGCTCGCGGCGCTGCCCgaccccccgcgcccccccgcgcccggccccgcgccgccgcccgccgagcCCGAGGAGGAGGAGATCGACGTGGgggactga
- the TTC31 gene encoding tetratricopeptide repeat protein 31, producing the protein MAAGQPRPVPSPTSGPGVPHFRSGRAPLPVLAVPRFRHVQRRRPGAMRGAGGTREPPGPGLGSSSFGAAPAACPWGCVLGPGGWSGAPFCPWHRLPGAAEAERSRRQVRGDRGGGGRPEPRGFPAGGTAASPGPILPPLQLPVPPQDDSCPVNPSAMWEVSGARDAFSLGPGVWYCPGQLEESSEEEEEDEAWLRFSQPWDVSSEDSDPPYNFCGFKKSFLCEEPPRAPPSALEVKLQRLPMPWGHQLTAEEAERNARELVAEEERMKRKAEKKKLKRKKQKDRKKREKLGQELQSQQEAEASSSALHSAGGAGPPQTTSMEEGAGQAGPSPSPCLGGSAAASGEEEMEDELDLSCTFVFKARQKAGVRLPAPGKEKPARPEGAEPGRRPPGKVPPPVPVPVPDTSVVQQSLILAGRGNEAAQKGHYAEAVQAFTEAVKLNPREHRLFGNRSYCYEKLRRYEEALRDAQVSLGLRPGWPKGFFRKGKALRGLQRYAEAAGTFEELLRLDGANADAAAQLEACRALLRQRSARSSPGGVPVSPSLLEAGEPPLPPAGEGPNGSCRDTDTSGFVTVMSSRSQARGQGRPVASSQQTLPPTHPARDCFPLWVGYGTAGISEKVLQSCFGRFGEIRFIRVLPERHCAFINYTRKKAAEAAYTAMQDAELEGSRLALQLKHPSHATPSPRRHPEPWGEVGGPPGGLL; encoded by the exons ATGGCGGCCGGGCAGCCTCGGCCGGTGCCAAGCCCCACTTCCGGTCCTGGCGTGCCCCACTTCCGGTCTGGCCGTGCCCCACTTCCGGTCCTGGCCGTGCCCCGCTTCCGGCACGTccagcggcggcggcccggggcgaTGCGGGGGGCGGGCGGGACGCGGGAGCCGCCCGGGCCGGGCCTGGGCTCCTCCAGCTtcggggctgcccccgccgcctgcccctGGGGCTGCGTGCTCGGCCCAGGCGGCTGGAGCGGCG cgccCTTCTGCCCCTGGCACCGCCTGCCCGGCGCCGCCGAGGCCGAGCGCAGCCGGCGGCAGGTACGTGGGGACcgagggggcggggggcggccggagCCCCGGGGGTTCCCCGCGGGAGgcaccgccgcctcccccggcccgATCCTGCCGCCGCTCCagctgccggtgccgccgcaGGACGACTCCTGCCCGGTGAACCCCAGCGCCATGTGGGAAGTGTCGGGGGCCCGGGATGCCTTCAGCCTCG GCCCGGGGGTCTGGTACTGCCCGGGCCAGCTGGAGGAGtccagcgaggaggaggaggaggacgaggcgTGGCTCAGGTTCAGCCAGCCCTGGGACGTCTCCAGCGAGGACAGCGACCCCCCCTACAACTTCTGCGGCTTCAAAAAATCCTTCCTGTGCGAggagcccccccgcgccccccccagcGCTCTCGAGGTGAAGCTGCAGCGGCTGCCCATGCCCTGGGGGCACCAGCTCACGGCCGAG GAAGCGGAGAGGAACGCGCGGGAGCTGGTGGCAGAGGAGGAGCGGATGAAGAGGAAGGCGGAGAAGAAGAAGCTGAAGAGGAAG AAGCAGAAAGACCGGAAAAAACGGGAGAAACTGGGCCAAGAGCTGCAAAGCCAACAGGAGGCCGAGGCG AGCTCCTCGGCCCTGCACAGCGCTGGGGGcgcagggcccccccaaaccaccaGCATGGAGGAGGGGGCTGGACAGGCAGGTCCCAGCCCCTCGCCGTGCCTcgggggcagcgcggccgcctcGGGCGAGGAGGAGATGGAG GACGAGCTGGACCTGAGCTGCACCTTCGTCTTCAAAGCCCGGCAGAAAGCGGGCGTGCGGCTGCCGGCGCCCGGCAAGGAGAAGCCAGCCCGGCCAGAGGGTGCGGAGCCAGGCAGGAGGCCGCCGGGGAAG GTGCCCCcacccgtccccgtccccgtcccggACACGAGCGTGGTGCAGCAGAGCCTGATTCTCGCAG GTCGTGGCAACGAGGCCGCCCAAAAGGGCCACTATGCCGAGGCAGTGCAGGCCTTCACCGAGGCCGTGAAGCTGAACCCCAGGGAGCACCG GCTCTTCGGGAACCGCTCGTACTGCTACGAGAAGCTGCGGCGCTACGAGGAGGCGCTGAGGGACGCGCAGGTGTCACTGGGGCTGCGGCCCGGCTGGCCCAAGGGCTTCTTCCGCAAGGGCAAGGCGCTGCGGGGGCTGCAG CGCTACGCCGAGGCTGCCGGCACCTTCGAGGAGCTGCTGCGCCTGGACGGCGCCAACGCCGACGCTGCCGCCCAGCTGGAGGCCTGCCGGGCCCTGCTGCGG CAACGCAGCGCCCggagcagccctgggggggtccccgtgtccccgtccctgctggAGGCCGGGGAGCCGCCACTTCCCCCTG CAGGGGAGGGGCCGaatgggagctgcagggacacGGACACAAGTGGCTTCGTGACTGTCATGAGCTCCAGGAGCCAGGCGAGGGGCCAGGGCCGGCCTGTGGCCAGTAGCCAGCAGACGCTGCCCCCCACCCATCCTGCCAG GGACTGCTTCCCACTGTGGGTGGGGTACGGCACCGCCGGGATCAGTGAGaaggtgctgcagagctgcttcgGCCG GTTTGGGGAGATCCGCTTCATCCGGGTGCTGCCGGAGCGCCACTGCGCCTTCATCAACTACACCCGCAAGAAAGCGGCGGAAGCGGCTTACACGGCCATGCAg gATGCCGAGCTGGAGGGGAGCAGACTGGCGCTGCAGCTCAAACACCCCTCCCACGCCACGCCCTCTCCCCGGCGGCACCCTGAGCCCTGGGGGGAGGTGGGTGGCCCCCCCGGGGGGCTCCTGTAG
- the CCDC142 gene encoding coiled-coil domain-containing protein 142: MLRSPGEEEEEEEEEEEEEEEAPALLAALELSCVGLRRCLRVWEDPRTETIRGHVRPQPGDGTGTAFSHHPVHRCVAERGAVLHALLRHGHRLRLARRYARRLKAASDFLRRLLVLPELSAGDLGAAPPLRELCRELRAHAGRWSGLWRRTRGDPWLRPLRRDEPVARMRQALLGLVRQAAGLAERHAEARLRALARAGPVAPALLADVFQGLEIYNRVVGNLALELGTAGGCPHAFPAARVLGLLAAERGWLAAERLQPLLQPRDGGDGARGDCWEDVAVPWPPERGAAVDVGPSGHEEPPGLARELRALCGEDEELMGLILGVLVASADGLRHRVLREPEGEKPLAAEALLARYRPLFWGAAAEALGRGLGVPHGGMGMATARELSDALAQAGVPQECEEELGGLCLRLLCRGVLRSWDRDFTRALGSGLSDTRSPAPVPVRSRTARCLRRLFPALAFALRCLRALPACLPGRPPRSPCLRLQVLGCCLAAAQAARSWLTGSACRYRAARALPQLLLLTQGDLPLLKTELDELVVLVSGTFPEPAAAPPSLPPVPPSPPEHQLCRQIRSVAASIQLFSGDALQMFATDCKRVSAEIFAQTMPLGKHWRGGPRTELPGSPSPYAVAAAQAVLGQVLPVARLLPRDAQTPALAWATTAFLEAWMDHILARRIKFSLQGALQLRQDVELVRELLGSERSGLPPETRQRLLALCVFQQMDGAILCLLQQPPGGARGTPRPWHSLRRCCSGTVAHPQEPCAGSLHGLETLEVPATAATPPPVADARLRGGGVPEFYLSGGQQQWLALRLHRARRWRLPRLRCGGGDAAEA, encoded by the exons ATGCTGCGCAGCcccggcgaggaggaggaggaggaggaggaggaggaggaggaggaggaggaagcgcCGGCACTCCTGGCTGCGCTGGAGCTGAGCTGCGTGGGGCTGCGCCGCTGCCTCCGCGTCTGGGAGGACCCTCGCACCGAGACCATCCGGGGACACGTGCGGCCCCAGCCCGGCGACGGCACCGGCACCGCCTTCTCCCACCACCCCGTCCACCGGTGTGTGGCCGAGCGCGGCGCCGTCCTGCACGCCCTGCTGCGGCACGGCCACCGCCTGCGCCTCGCCCGCCGCTACGCCCGACGGCTGAAGGCCGCCTCCGATTTCCTCCGCCGGCTCCTGGTGCTGCCGGAGCTGTCGGCGGGAGACTTgggggccgccccgccgctgcgGGAGCTCTGCCGGGAGCTGCGGGCGCACGCCGGGCGCTGGAGCGGGCTGTGGCGGCGGACGCGCGGCGACCCGTGGCTGCGACCGCTGCGGAGGGACGAGCCGGTGGCCCGCATGCGGCAggcgctgctggggctggtgcgGCAGGCCGCGGGGCTGGCCGAACGACACGCTGAGGCGCGGCTGCGGGCGCTGGCGCGGGCCGGACCCGTGGCCCCGGCGCTGCTCGCCGACGTCTTCCAGGGCCTGGAGATCTACAACCGGGTGGTGGGCAACCTGGCCCTGGAGCTGGGCACCGCCGGCGGCTGCCCCCACGCCTTCCCCGCGGCCAGGGTGCTGGGGCTACTGGCGGCCGAGCGGGGCTGGctggcggccgagcggctccagcccctcctgcagcCGCGGGACGGGGGCGACGGGGCACGGGGCGACTGCTGGGAGGACGTGGCGGTGCCATGGCCCCCGGAGCGCGGTGCTGCGGTGGATGTGGGACCCTCCGGACACGAGGAGCCGCCGGGCCTCGCCAGGGAGCTGCGGGCGCTGTGCGGGGAGGACGAGGAGCTGATGGGCCTcatcctgggggtgctggtggcctCCGCCGATGGCCTCCGGCACCGCGTCCTCCGTGAGCCCGAGGGGGAGAAGCCGCTGGCGGCCGAGGCCCTGCTGGCGCGGTACCGCCCGCTCTTCTGGGGGGCTGCCGCTGAGGCGCTGGGGCGCGGCCTGGGGGTGCCCCACGGCGGGATGGGCATGGCCACGGCACGGGAGCTGAGCGACGCTCTCGCCCAGG CTGGTGTCCCccaagagtgtgaggaggagctggggggccTCTGCCTGCGCCTGCTCTGCCGGGGCGTCCTCCGGAGCTGGGACAGAG ATTTCACCCGCGCCCTGGGCTCGGGTCTGTCGGACACGCGCTCGCCGGCGCCGGTGCCGGTGCGGAGCAGGACAGCGCGGTGCCTGCGGCGGCTCTTCCCGGCCCTGGCCTTCGCCCTGCGCTGCCTGCGggccctgcccgcctgcctgcccg GCCGCCCCCcgcgctcgccctgcctgcgcctgcAGGTGCTGGGCTGCTGCCTGGCTGCGGCGCAGGCTGCCCGCTCCTGGCTGACGGGCAGCGCCTGCCGGTACCGGGCGGCCCgggccctgccccagctcctgctcctcacccaGGGGGACCTGCCG ctgctgAAGACGGAGCTGGAcgagctggtggtgctggtgagCGGGACCTTCCCGGAGCCTGCAGCTGCCCCCCCCTCACTGCCCCccgtccccccatccccccctgAGCACCAGCTCTGCCGCCAGATTCGCTCCGTGGCCGCCAGCATCCAG ctCTTCTCGGGGGACGCGCTGCAGATGTTCGCCACCGACTGCAAGCGGGTGTCAGCCGAGATCTTCGCCCAGACGATGCCACTGGGCAAGCACTGGCGGGGCGGCCCCCGCACCG agCTGCCCGGCTCCCCCAGCCCGTACGCGGTGGCAGCGGCGCAGGCGGTTCTGGGCCAGGTGCTGCCGGTCGCCCGGCTGCTGCCCCGCGACGCCCAGACCCCCGCCCTGGCGTGGGCCACCACGGCCTTCCTGGAGGCCTGGATGGATCATATCCTGGCTAGGAGGATCAAATTCAG cctgcagggagctctgcagctgCGTCAGGACGTGGAGCTGGTGCGGGAACTGCTGGGCTCGGAACGTTCCGGGCTGCCCCCCGAAACCCGGCAGCGCCTGCTCGCCCTCTGCGTCTTCCAGCAGATGGACGGGgccatcctctgcctcctgcagcaaCCCCCCGGGGGGGCCAGAGGGACCCCCCGCCCTTGGCACTCGCTGCGCCGCTGCT GCTCCGGCACCGTCGCCCACCCGCAGGAGCCGTGCGCCGGCAGCCTGCACGGCCTGGAGACCCTGGAGGTGCCGGCGACGGCGGCGACCCCCCCGCCTGTTGCTGATGcgcggctgcggggcgggggggtccccgagTTCTACCTCTCGGGGGGGCAGCAGCAATGGTTGGCGCTGCGGCTGCACCGGGCCCGGCGGTGGCGGCTGCCCCGGCTGCGCTGTGGCGGCGGTGACGCTGCTGAGGCCTGA
- the LOC141942327 gene encoding uncharacterized protein LOC141942327 isoform X1: MMPPSPVTSVTGRGWAEPSAPFPGPGPGAAPVPPAMAVPATEVGAAAFATGPCSAAAEEEEDGDEELLGAGGPRTWTPQEKLLHEARLKAKAKRRLRRASSRDSTRESLSEGAEPGPEPGSPKGRAHDRRSRTGKGRGLPKKGGAGGKGVWGAPGVVYGYQEPDARDPNYDEVAQGDTVYATVVPELEEGELEKNVQPMVLEYFEHGDTSEVMELLRGLNLGSRGHAVPSLAVALALEGKASHRELTSRLLSDLVGRVVTPEDIAWAFDKMLRDLPDLILDTPEAPQLLGQFIARAVADHALPLDFLERYKGRVDCEHARAALDRAAVLLRIKRDVNRLDNVWGVGGGQRPVKHLVKERRVPAPPPQLPLSPDEPAAARVPALRGGGGGRALSAGAGGAPLPPRAGLRGGGDGAGRLRGGTRGQDGDAAEGAVGDGAGDVGPDEPGLPAGVRGAGGHQPGRAAGPRPPGAAGGALLRPRRHHQGAAGRLPRQGPEALRERGRWGTGQAVSGAIPGRCRPCTRLGAGVARDVLSPPASPGGAGAPPCQPLPCTWDPCPAVGPTGGTIKRLPRAS; this comes from the exons ATGATGCCGCCATCTCCGGTCACTTCCGTCACGGGGCGGGGTTGGGCCGAGCCAAGCGCCCCTTttcccggtcccggtcccggtgcgGCCCCGGTGCCGCCCGCCATGGCCGTCCCCGCCACCGAGGTGGGAGCCGCCGCCTTCGCTACG GGCCCCTGCTCGGCGgccgcggaggaggaggaggacggggacGAAGAGCTGCTGGGGGCCGGGGGTCCCCGCACCTGGACCccccaggagaagctgctgcatGAGGCGCGGCTGAAGGCCAAGGCCAAGCGGCGGCTGCGCCGCGCATCCTCCCGGGACTCGACCCGCGAGTCGCTCTCCGAGGGCGCCGAGCCTGGCCCCGAGCCCGGCAGCCCTAAGGGCCGGGCCCACGACCGCCGCTCCCGCACGGGCAAGGGCCGGGGGCTGCCCAAGAAAG GTGGTGCTGGGGGCAAGGGGGTCTGGGGTGCCCCCGGCGTGGTCTACGGCTACCAGGAGCCCGACGCCCGCGACCCCAACTACGACGAGGTGGCTCAG GGGGACACGGTTTACGCCACCGTGGTGCCTGAGCTGGAGGAGGGGGAGCTGGAGAAGAACGTGCAGCCCATGGTGCTGGAGTACTTCGAGCACGGGGACACCAGCGAGGTCATG GAGCTGCTGCGGGGGCTGAACCTGGGCAGCCGTGGGCACGCGGTGCCCTCGCTGGCGGTGGCCCTGGCGCTGGAGGGCAAGGCCAGCCACCGCGAGCTGACCTCGCGCCTGCTCTCCGACCTGGTGGGCCGCGTCGTCACCCCCGAGGACATCGCCTGGGCCTTCGACAAGATGCTGCGGGACCTGCCCGACCTCATCCTCGACACCCCCGAGGCCCCCCAG CTGCTGGGCCAGTTCATCGCCCGGGCGGTGGCCGACCACGCGCTGCCCCTGGACTTCCTGGAGCGCTACAAGGGGCGTGTGGACTGTGAACACGCCAG GGCCGCCCTCGACCGCGCCGCCGTCCTGCTCCGCATCAAGCGCGACGTCAACCGGCTGGACAACGTCTGGGGCGTGGGGGGCGGCCAGCGCCCCGTCAAGCACCTCGTCAAGGAG CGCCGTgtccccgcgcccccgccccagcTGCCTCTGTCCCCAGATGAACCTGCTGCTGCGCGAGTACCTGCTCTCCGGGGAGGTGGCGGAGGCCGAGCACTGTCTGCGGGAGCTGGAGGTGCCCCACTTCCACCACGAGCTGGTCTACGAG GCGGTGGTGATGGTGCTGGAAGGCTCCGGGGAGGAACCCGTGGCCAAGATGGTGACGCTGCTGAAGGTGCTGTGGGAGACGGGGCTGGTGACGTTGGACCAGATGAACCGG GGCTTCCAGCGGGTGTACGAGGAGCTGGGGGACATCAGCCTGGACGTGCCGCTGGCCCACGGCCTCCTGGAGCGGCTGGTGGAGCTTTGCTTCGACCGCGGCGTCATCACCAGGGCGCTGCGGGACGCCTGCCCCGCCAG gGGCCGGAAGCGCTTCGTGAGCGAGGGCGATGGGGGACGGGTCAAGCAGTGAGCGGGGCCATCCCGGGGCGCTGCCGGCCCTGCACCCGGCTGGGGGCTGGGGTGGCCCGGGACGTGCTGTCACCCCCCGCCTCTCCCGGGGGGGCAGGGGCGCCCCCCTGCCAGCCGCTGCCTTGCACCTGGGACCCCTGCCCGGCTGTGGGGCCGACCGGGGGCACAATAAAGCGGCTTCCGAGGGCGAGCTGA
- the LOC141942327 gene encoding uncharacterized protein LOC141942327 isoform X2: MMPPSPVTSVTGRGWAEPSAPFPGPGPGAAPVPPAMAVPATEGPCSAAAEEEEDGDEELLGAGGPRTWTPQEKLLHEARLKAKAKRRLRRASSRDSTRESLSEGAEPGPEPGSPKGRAHDRRSRTGKGRGLPKKGGAGGKGVWGAPGVVYGYQEPDARDPNYDEVAQGDTVYATVVPELEEGELEKNVQPMVLEYFEHGDTSEVMELLRGLNLGSRGHAVPSLAVALALEGKASHRELTSRLLSDLVGRVVTPEDIAWAFDKMLRDLPDLILDTPEAPQLLGQFIARAVADHALPLDFLERYKGRVDCEHARAALDRAAVLLRIKRDVNRLDNVWGVGGGQRPVKHLVKERRVPAPPPQLPLSPDEPAAARVPALRGGGGGRALSAGAGGAPLPPRAGLRGGGDGAGRLRGGTRGQDGDAAEGAVGDGAGDVGPDEPGLPAGVRGAGGHQPGRAAGPRPPGAAGGALLRPRRHHQGAAGRLPRQGPEALRERGRWGTGQAVSGAIPGRCRPCTRLGAGVARDVLSPPASPGGAGAPPCQPLPCTWDPCPAVGPTGGTIKRLPRAS; encoded by the exons ATGATGCCGCCATCTCCGGTCACTTCCGTCACGGGGCGGGGTTGGGCCGAGCCAAGCGCCCCTTttcccggtcccggtcccggtgcgGCCCCGGTGCCGCCCGCCATGGCCGTCCCCGCCACCGAG GGCCCCTGCTCGGCGgccgcggaggaggaggaggacggggacGAAGAGCTGCTGGGGGCCGGGGGTCCCCGCACCTGGACCccccaggagaagctgctgcatGAGGCGCGGCTGAAGGCCAAGGCCAAGCGGCGGCTGCGCCGCGCATCCTCCCGGGACTCGACCCGCGAGTCGCTCTCCGAGGGCGCCGAGCCTGGCCCCGAGCCCGGCAGCCCTAAGGGCCGGGCCCACGACCGCCGCTCCCGCACGGGCAAGGGCCGGGGGCTGCCCAAGAAAG GTGGTGCTGGGGGCAAGGGGGTCTGGGGTGCCCCCGGCGTGGTCTACGGCTACCAGGAGCCCGACGCCCGCGACCCCAACTACGACGAGGTGGCTCAG GGGGACACGGTTTACGCCACCGTGGTGCCTGAGCTGGAGGAGGGGGAGCTGGAGAAGAACGTGCAGCCCATGGTGCTGGAGTACTTCGAGCACGGGGACACCAGCGAGGTCATG GAGCTGCTGCGGGGGCTGAACCTGGGCAGCCGTGGGCACGCGGTGCCCTCGCTGGCGGTGGCCCTGGCGCTGGAGGGCAAGGCCAGCCACCGCGAGCTGACCTCGCGCCTGCTCTCCGACCTGGTGGGCCGCGTCGTCACCCCCGAGGACATCGCCTGGGCCTTCGACAAGATGCTGCGGGACCTGCCCGACCTCATCCTCGACACCCCCGAGGCCCCCCAG CTGCTGGGCCAGTTCATCGCCCGGGCGGTGGCCGACCACGCGCTGCCCCTGGACTTCCTGGAGCGCTACAAGGGGCGTGTGGACTGTGAACACGCCAG GGCCGCCCTCGACCGCGCCGCCGTCCTGCTCCGCATCAAGCGCGACGTCAACCGGCTGGACAACGTCTGGGGCGTGGGGGGCGGCCAGCGCCCCGTCAAGCACCTCGTCAAGGAG CGCCGTgtccccgcgcccccgccccagcTGCCTCTGTCCCCAGATGAACCTGCTGCTGCGCGAGTACCTGCTCTCCGGGGAGGTGGCGGAGGCCGAGCACTGTCTGCGGGAGCTGGAGGTGCCCCACTTCCACCACGAGCTGGTCTACGAG GCGGTGGTGATGGTGCTGGAAGGCTCCGGGGAGGAACCCGTGGCCAAGATGGTGACGCTGCTGAAGGTGCTGTGGGAGACGGGGCTGGTGACGTTGGACCAGATGAACCGG GGCTTCCAGCGGGTGTACGAGGAGCTGGGGGACATCAGCCTGGACGTGCCGCTGGCCCACGGCCTCCTGGAGCGGCTGGTGGAGCTTTGCTTCGACCGCGGCGTCATCACCAGGGCGCTGCGGGACGCCTGCCCCGCCAG gGGCCGGAAGCGCTTCGTGAGCGAGGGCGATGGGGGACGGGTCAAGCAGTGAGCGGGGCCATCCCGGGGCGCTGCCGGCCCTGCACCCGGCTGGGGGCTGGGGTGGCCCGGGACGTGCTGTCACCCCCCGCCTCTCCCGGGGGGGCAGGGGCGCCCCCCTGCCAGCCGCTGCCTTGCACCTGGGACCCCTGCCCGGCTGTGGGGCCGACCGGGGGCACAATAAAGCGGCTTCCGAGGGCGAGCTGA
- the LOC141942327 gene encoding programmed cell death protein 4-like isoform X3 — MMPPSPVTSVTGRGWAEPSAPFPGPGPGAAPVPPAMAVPATEVGAAAFATGPCSAAAEEEEDGDEELLGAGGPRTWTPQEKLLHEARLKAKAKRRLRRASSRDSTRESLSEGAEPGPEPGSPKGRAHDRRSRTGKGRGLPKKGGAGGKGVWGAPGVVYGYQEPDARDPNYDEVAQGDTVYATVVPELEEGELEKNVQPMVLEYFEHGDTSEVMELLRGLNLGSRGHAVPSLAVALALEGKASHRELTSRLLSDLVGRVVTPEDIAWAFDKMLRDLPDLILDTPEAPQLLGQFIARAVADHALPLDFLERYKGRVDCEHARAALDRAAVLLRIKRDVNRLDNVWGVGGGQRPVKHLVKEMNLLLREYLLSGEVAEAEHCLRELEVPHFHHELVYEAVVMVLEGSGEEPVAKMVTLLKVLWETGLVTLDQMNRGFQRVYEELGDISLDVPLAHGLLERLVELCFDRGVITRALRDACPARGRKRFVSEGDGGRVKQ; from the exons ATGATGCCGCCATCTCCGGTCACTTCCGTCACGGGGCGGGGTTGGGCCGAGCCAAGCGCCCCTTttcccggtcccggtcccggtgcgGCCCCGGTGCCGCCCGCCATGGCCGTCCCCGCCACCGAGGTGGGAGCCGCCGCCTTCGCTACG GGCCCCTGCTCGGCGgccgcggaggaggaggaggacggggacGAAGAGCTGCTGGGGGCCGGGGGTCCCCGCACCTGGACCccccaggagaagctgctgcatGAGGCGCGGCTGAAGGCCAAGGCCAAGCGGCGGCTGCGCCGCGCATCCTCCCGGGACTCGACCCGCGAGTCGCTCTCCGAGGGCGCCGAGCCTGGCCCCGAGCCCGGCAGCCCTAAGGGCCGGGCCCACGACCGCCGCTCCCGCACGGGCAAGGGCCGGGGGCTGCCCAAGAAAG GTGGTGCTGGGGGCAAGGGGGTCTGGGGTGCCCCCGGCGTGGTCTACGGCTACCAGGAGCCCGACGCCCGCGACCCCAACTACGACGAGGTGGCTCAG GGGGACACGGTTTACGCCACCGTGGTGCCTGAGCTGGAGGAGGGGGAGCTGGAGAAGAACGTGCAGCCCATGGTGCTGGAGTACTTCGAGCACGGGGACACCAGCGAGGTCATG GAGCTGCTGCGGGGGCTGAACCTGGGCAGCCGTGGGCACGCGGTGCCCTCGCTGGCGGTGGCCCTGGCGCTGGAGGGCAAGGCCAGCCACCGCGAGCTGACCTCGCGCCTGCTCTCCGACCTGGTGGGCCGCGTCGTCACCCCCGAGGACATCGCCTGGGCCTTCGACAAGATGCTGCGGGACCTGCCCGACCTCATCCTCGACACCCCCGAGGCCCCCCAG CTGCTGGGCCAGTTCATCGCCCGGGCGGTGGCCGACCACGCGCTGCCCCTGGACTTCCTGGAGCGCTACAAGGGGCGTGTGGACTGTGAACACGCCAG GGCCGCCCTCGACCGCGCCGCCGTCCTGCTCCGCATCAAGCGCGACGTCAACCGGCTGGACAACGTCTGGGGCGTGGGGGGCGGCCAGCGCCCCGTCAAGCACCTCGTCAAGGAG ATGAACCTGCTGCTGCGCGAGTACCTGCTCTCCGGGGAGGTGGCGGAGGCCGAGCACTGTCTGCGGGAGCTGGAGGTGCCCCACTTCCACCACGAGCTGGTCTACGAG GCGGTGGTGATGGTGCTGGAAGGCTCCGGGGAGGAACCCGTGGCCAAGATGGTGACGCTGCTGAAGGTGCTGTGGGAGACGGGGCTGGTGACGTTGGACCAGATGAACCGG GGCTTCCAGCGGGTGTACGAGGAGCTGGGGGACATCAGCCTGGACGTGCCGCTGGCCCACGGCCTCCTGGAGCGGCTGGTGGAGCTTTGCTTCGACCGCGGCGTCATCACCAGGGCGCTGCGGGACGCCTGCCCCGCCAG gGGCCGGAAGCGCTTCGTGAGCGAGGGCGATGGGGGACGGGTCAAGCAGTGA